A part of Rhinolophus ferrumequinum isolate MPI-CBG mRhiFer1 chromosome 11, mRhiFer1_v1.p, whole genome shotgun sequence genomic DNA contains:
- the SLC43A1 gene encoding large neutral amino acids transporter small subunit 3 isoform X2 — MAPTLQQAYRRRWWMACTAVLENLFFSAVLLGWASLLIMLKSEGFYSSMCPAENTTNATQDAQLRWPSCDSQEEMLNLGFTIGSFVLSATTLPLGILMDRFGPRPTRLVGSATFAASCTLMALASWDTKVLSPLIFLALSLNGFGGICLTFSSLTLPNMFGNLRSTIMALLIGSYASSAITFPGIKLIYDAGVSFMVIMFTWSGLACLIFLNCALNWPSEAFPAPEESSYTKTIKITGLALDHKITGDRFYTHVTNVGQRLNQKAPSMEENDLYISSQDVRGTSENPREKSVPLRKSLCSPVFLWSLLTMGITQLRVIFYMAAMNKMLEYLVTGGPEHETVVLKQKAAETVGFYTSIFGGLQLLCLLTCPLIGYIMDWRIKDCVDQGLSGGTEGIALGDARDGVATKSARPRYRNIQKLTNAINAFTLTNFLLVAFGITCLINNLHLQFMTFVLHTIVRGFYHSACGGLYAAVFPSNHFGTLTGLQSLISAVFALLQQPLFKAVVGPLKGNSFWVNLGLLLLSLLGFLLPSYLFYYRARLQREHTSDWEGPLKAPGSVDL; from the exons CTGAGAACACCACCAACGCTACCCAGGATGCACAGCTCCGCTGGCCCAGCTGTGACTCGCAGGAAGAGATGCTCAACCTGGGCTTCACCATCGGCTCCTTTGTGCTCAGCGCCACCACTCTGCCACTGGGGATCCTCATGGACCGTTTTGGCCCCCGGCCCACACGGCTGGTTGGCAG TGCCACCTTCGCGGCATCCTGCACCCTCATGGCCCTGGCCTCTTGGGACACCAAAG TTCTCTCTCCGTTGATATTCCTGGCACTGTCCCTGAATGGCTTTGGTGGCATCTGCCTAACGTTCTCTTCACTCACG ttacCCAACATGTTTGGGAACCTGCGCTCCACTATCATGGCCCTCTTGATCGGCTCCTATGCCTCTTCTGCCATCACGTTCCCAGGAATCAAG CTGATCTACGATGCCGGCGTGTCCTTCATGGTCATCATGTTCACCTGGTCGGGCCTGGCCTGCCTCATCTTTCTTAATTGTGCCCTCAACTGGCCCAGTGAAGCCTTTCCTGCTCCTGAGGAAAGCAGCTACAC GAAAACGATCAAGAtcactgggctggccctggatCACAAGATAACAGGTGACCGCTTCTACACACATGTGACCAACGTGGGCCAGAGGCTGAACCAGAAGGCCCCCAGCATGGAGGAGAATGACCTCTATATTTCCTCGCAGGACGTTCGTGGTACCTCAGAAAACCCTCGTGAGA AGTCTGTCCCCTTACGCAAGAGCCTCTGCTCCCCTGTTTTCCTGTGGAGCCTCCTCACCATGGGCATAACCCAGCTGCGGGTCATCTTCTACATGGCCGCCATGAACAAGATGCTGGAGTACCTCGTGACTGGTGGCCCGGAACATG AGACAGTTGTCCTGAAACAAAAGGCAGCAGAGACAG TTGGGTTCTACACCTCCATCTTTGGGGGCCTGCAGCTGCTGTGCCTTCTCACCTGCCCTCTCATCGGCTATATCATGGACTGGCGGATCAAGGACTGCGTGGATCAAGGACTCAGTGGTGGCACTGAGGGCATTGCCCTTGGAGATGCCAG GGATGGGGTTGCCACCAAATCCGCCCGACCACGCTACCGCAACATCCAGAAGCTCACCAATGCCATCAACGCCTTCACCCTGACCAACTTTCTGCTTGTGGCCTTTGGCATCACCTGCCTCATTAACAACTTACACCTCCAG TTTATGACCTTTGTCCTGCACACGATAGTTCGAGGTTTCTACCACTCGGCCTGTGGAGGCCTGTATGCTGCAGT GTTCCCGTCCAACCACTTTGGGACACTGACAGGCCTGCAGTCCCTCATCAGTGCTGTGTTCGCCCTGCTCCAGCAGCCGCTCTTCAAGGCCGTGGTGGGGCCCTTGAAAGGAAATTCCTTCTGG GTGAATCTGGGCCTCCTGCTATTGTCACTGCTGGGATTCCTGCTACCTTCCTACCTCTTCTACTACCGTGCCCGGCTCCAGAGGGAGCACACCTCTGACTGGGAGGGCCCCCTGAAGGCACCTGGCAGCGTAGACCTCTGA
- the SLC43A1 gene encoding large neutral amino acids transporter small subunit 3 isoform X4 has translation MHSSAGPAVTRRKRCSTWASPSAPLCSAPPLCHWGSSWTVLAPGPHGWLAVPPSRHPAPSWPWPLGTPKLPNMFGNLRSTIMALLIGSYASSAITFPGIKLIYDAGVSFMVIMFTWSGLACLIFLNCALNWPSEAFPAPEESSYTKTIKITGLALDHKITGDRFYTHVTNVGQRLNQKAPSMEENDLYISSQDVRGTSENPREKSVPLRKSLCSPVFLWSLLTMGITQLRVIFYMAAMNKMLEYLVTGGPEHETVVLKQKAAETVGFYTSIFGGLQLLCLLTCPLIGYIMDWRIKDCVDQGLSGGTEGIALGDARDGVATKSARPRYRNIQKLTNAINAFTLTNFLLVAFGITCLINNLHLQFMTFVLHTIVRGFYHSACGGLYAAVFPSNHFGTLTGLQSLISAVFALLQQPLFKAVVGPLKGNSFWVNLGLLLLSLLGFLLPSYLFYYRARLQREHTSDWEGPLKAPGSVDL, from the exons ATGCACAGCTCCGCTGGCCCAGCTGTGACTCGCAGGAAGAGATGCTCAACCTGGGCTTCACCATCGGCTCCTTTGTGCTCAGCGCCACCACTCTGCCACTGGGGATCCTCATGGACCGTTTTGGCCCCCGGCCCACACGGCTGGTTGGCAG TGCCACCTTCGCGGCATCCTGCACCCTCATGGCCCTGGCCTCTTGGGACACCAAAG ttacCCAACATGTTTGGGAACCTGCGCTCCACTATCATGGCCCTCTTGATCGGCTCCTATGCCTCTTCTGCCATCACGTTCCCAGGAATCAAG CTGATCTACGATGCCGGCGTGTCCTTCATGGTCATCATGTTCACCTGGTCGGGCCTGGCCTGCCTCATCTTTCTTAATTGTGCCCTCAACTGGCCCAGTGAAGCCTTTCCTGCTCCTGAGGAAAGCAGCTACAC GAAAACGATCAAGAtcactgggctggccctggatCACAAGATAACAGGTGACCGCTTCTACACACATGTGACCAACGTGGGCCAGAGGCTGAACCAGAAGGCCCCCAGCATGGAGGAGAATGACCTCTATATTTCCTCGCAGGACGTTCGTGGTACCTCAGAAAACCCTCGTGAGA AGTCTGTCCCCTTACGCAAGAGCCTCTGCTCCCCTGTTTTCCTGTGGAGCCTCCTCACCATGGGCATAACCCAGCTGCGGGTCATCTTCTACATGGCCGCCATGAACAAGATGCTGGAGTACCTCGTGACTGGTGGCCCGGAACATG AGACAGTTGTCCTGAAACAAAAGGCAGCAGAGACAG TTGGGTTCTACACCTCCATCTTTGGGGGCCTGCAGCTGCTGTGCCTTCTCACCTGCCCTCTCATCGGCTATATCATGGACTGGCGGATCAAGGACTGCGTGGATCAAGGACTCAGTGGTGGCACTGAGGGCATTGCCCTTGGAGATGCCAG GGATGGGGTTGCCACCAAATCCGCCCGACCACGCTACCGCAACATCCAGAAGCTCACCAATGCCATCAACGCCTTCACCCTGACCAACTTTCTGCTTGTGGCCTTTGGCATCACCTGCCTCATTAACAACTTACACCTCCAG TTTATGACCTTTGTCCTGCACACGATAGTTCGAGGTTTCTACCACTCGGCCTGTGGAGGCCTGTATGCTGCAGT GTTCCCGTCCAACCACTTTGGGACACTGACAGGCCTGCAGTCCCTCATCAGTGCTGTGTTCGCCCTGCTCCAGCAGCCGCTCTTCAAGGCCGTGGTGGGGCCCTTGAAAGGAAATTCCTTCTGG GTGAATCTGGGCCTCCTGCTATTGTCACTGCTGGGATTCCTGCTACCTTCCTACCTCTTCTACTACCGTGCCCGGCTCCAGAGGGAGCACACCTCTGACTGGGAGGGCCCCCTGAAGGCACCTGGCAGCGTAGACCTCTGA
- the SLC43A1 gene encoding large neutral amino acids transporter small subunit 3 isoform X3 produces MLNLGFTIGSFVLSATTLPLGILMDRFGPRPTRLVGSATFAASCTLMALASWDTKVLSPLIFLALSLNGFGGICLTFSSLTLPNMFGNLRSTIMALLIGSYASSAITFPGIKLIYDAGVSFMVIMFTWSGLACLIFLNCALNWPSEAFPAPEESSYTKTIKITGLALDHKITGDRFYTHVTNVGQRLNQKAPSMEENDLYISSQDVRGTSENPREKSVPLRKSLCSPVFLWSLLTMGITQLRVIFYMAAMNKMLEYLVTGGPEHETVVLKQKAAETVGFYTSIFGGLQLLCLLTCPLIGYIMDWRIKDCVDQGLSGGTEGIALGDARDGVATKSARPRYRNIQKLTNAINAFTLTNFLLVAFGITCLINNLHLQFMTFVLHTIVRGFYHSACGGLYAAVFPSNHFGTLTGLQSLISAVFALLQQPLFKAVVGPLKGNSFWVNLGLLLLSLLGFLLPSYLFYYRARLQREHTSDWEGPLKAPGSVDL; encoded by the exons ATGCTCAACCTGGGCTTCACCATCGGCTCCTTTGTGCTCAGCGCCACCACTCTGCCACTGGGGATCCTCATGGACCGTTTTGGCCCCCGGCCCACACGGCTGGTTGGCAG TGCCACCTTCGCGGCATCCTGCACCCTCATGGCCCTGGCCTCTTGGGACACCAAAG TTCTCTCTCCGTTGATATTCCTGGCACTGTCCCTGAATGGCTTTGGTGGCATCTGCCTAACGTTCTCTTCACTCACG ttacCCAACATGTTTGGGAACCTGCGCTCCACTATCATGGCCCTCTTGATCGGCTCCTATGCCTCTTCTGCCATCACGTTCCCAGGAATCAAG CTGATCTACGATGCCGGCGTGTCCTTCATGGTCATCATGTTCACCTGGTCGGGCCTGGCCTGCCTCATCTTTCTTAATTGTGCCCTCAACTGGCCCAGTGAAGCCTTTCCTGCTCCTGAGGAAAGCAGCTACAC GAAAACGATCAAGAtcactgggctggccctggatCACAAGATAACAGGTGACCGCTTCTACACACATGTGACCAACGTGGGCCAGAGGCTGAACCAGAAGGCCCCCAGCATGGAGGAGAATGACCTCTATATTTCCTCGCAGGACGTTCGTGGTACCTCAGAAAACCCTCGTGAGA AGTCTGTCCCCTTACGCAAGAGCCTCTGCTCCCCTGTTTTCCTGTGGAGCCTCCTCACCATGGGCATAACCCAGCTGCGGGTCATCTTCTACATGGCCGCCATGAACAAGATGCTGGAGTACCTCGTGACTGGTGGCCCGGAACATG AGACAGTTGTCCTGAAACAAAAGGCAGCAGAGACAG TTGGGTTCTACACCTCCATCTTTGGGGGCCTGCAGCTGCTGTGCCTTCTCACCTGCCCTCTCATCGGCTATATCATGGACTGGCGGATCAAGGACTGCGTGGATCAAGGACTCAGTGGTGGCACTGAGGGCATTGCCCTTGGAGATGCCAG GGATGGGGTTGCCACCAAATCCGCCCGACCACGCTACCGCAACATCCAGAAGCTCACCAATGCCATCAACGCCTTCACCCTGACCAACTTTCTGCTTGTGGCCTTTGGCATCACCTGCCTCATTAACAACTTACACCTCCAG TTTATGACCTTTGTCCTGCACACGATAGTTCGAGGTTTCTACCACTCGGCCTGTGGAGGCCTGTATGCTGCAGT GTTCCCGTCCAACCACTTTGGGACACTGACAGGCCTGCAGTCCCTCATCAGTGCTGTGTTCGCCCTGCTCCAGCAGCCGCTCTTCAAGGCCGTGGTGGGGCCCTTGAAAGGAAATTCCTTCTGG GTGAATCTGGGCCTCCTGCTATTGTCACTGCTGGGATTCCTGCTACCTTCCTACCTCTTCTACTACCGTGCCCGGCTCCAGAGGGAGCACACCTCTGACTGGGAGGGCCCCCTGAAGGCACCTGGCAGCGTAGACCTCTGA